The following nucleotide sequence is from Cetobacterium somerae ATCC BAA-474.
GTTCCAATTCTGATACCCAAGCAATTTCTCCTTTATTTTCAGATAAATGAGATTGGATTTTAACATTAAACTCTTTAGCTATAGCTCCTAATCCTGATAATAATTCTGGTGTACACGTTGGTACAAATCTTGGAGTTATAATTGGTTTAACCCTCTCATATCTATCTTTTGTATTTTCTAACCATTTTCTAGTTTCATTTAAAGACTCTTGTGTTGTTTCATGATAAAATTCTGGTGCATTTCTATCCATATTAACTTTTCCTACCATAGCCCCTAATCCTGATTTATCTAACATCTCCATTAAAAGCTCCGTAGCTTCTCTATGGATTGTTCCAAATAAAACTGATCTAGTAGTTCCTTGTCTCCATAATTCTATTATTACTTTTTCATATGCTTTTTTAGCATATTTTATATTTTCATATTTAGCTTCTTCTGGAAAAGTGTATGTTTCTAACCAAGGAAGTAATTCTTTATCTAATCCCAAACCTCTATTTGTAAATTGTGGTGCATGAAAGTGAGTATCTATAAATCCAGGTATTATTAATTTTCCACTATGATCAATTAATTCAGCCATATTATGCTCCTTTGGAACTTCTTTATAAACTCCTAATACTTGACCATTTTTTACTGCAATGTATCCATTTTCAATAATTTCATGTTTCCCAAATTTTGGTGTGTGATATATATCTCCTTTAAATAACTTTAACACTTCTCTCATCCTCCCTTGTATTAACTAAATAAACATAATTTTTACTACAAACAGAATTGCCAAAACAGCCATTACCTTCGTCACATCTTTAAATTTTCCAGTTAAAACTTTTAAAGCCACATATGATAAAATTCCAATAACAATTCCATCTGCTATACTATATGTTAATGGCATTAAGATAATTGTTAAAAATGCTGGTATTCCCTCTGTTATATCATCAAAATTTATCGCTTTTATAGCAGTTACCATTAAAAGTCCTACTATAATTAATACTGGTGCTGTAGCTGATGCTGGTATCATAATAAATAATGGTGATAGAAATAATGCTATTACAAAAAGTATTGATGTTGTTAATGCTGTTAATCCTGTTTTTCCACCTTCTGCTATTCCTGAAGCTGATTCAACAAATGTTCCAACAAGAGATGTTCCTAAAAATCCTGCCATTATAGTCCCAATAGAGTCACAAAGACAAGCTTTTGTTACTCCTGGTAGGTTGTCATTTTCATCTAATAAATTTGCCTTCCCTCCAAGTCCTATAAG
It contains:
- the guaD gene encoding guanine deaminase, coding for MREVLKLFKGDIYHTPKFGKHEIIENGYIAVKNGQVLGVYKEVPKEHNMAELIDHSGKLIIPGFIDTHFHAPQFTNRGLGLDKELLPWLETYTFPEEAKYENIKYAKKAYEKVIIELWRQGTTRSVLFGTIHREATELLMEMLDKSGLGAMVGKVNMDRNAPEFYHETTQESLNETRKWLENTKDRYERVKPIITPRFVPTCTPELLSGLGAIAKEFNVKIQSHLSENKGEIAWVSELEPTAKHYADVYNTHGLFGDQPTIQAHCIWNTKEELELMKEKKIMVAHSPHSNNNLSSGIAPIRKLVDMGIPVGLASDISGGHDVSIAKAIVSASQVAKLRWVYLDDSNKPLSTSEWFYIATKGGGQFFGDNIGSFEKGNEFDALIIDDSNIADINPRDVMERVERYIYVGDDRNIVERYVSGNKLDKPNFN